A genomic window from Indicator indicator isolate 239-I01 chromosome 10, UM_Iind_1.1, whole genome shotgun sequence includes:
- the TAL1 gene encoding T-cell acute lymphocytic leukemia protein 1 isoform X1, with product MTMDRPPAPPPPSDPRDARPPRRHDSETETTSEQESSRGGMEAPADPQLLLNGASKEAGRPSPGPPAAPVPVPVIELVRRGGSLDIKSREAAGEAMQRAPGAEPCRAAEAACEARMVQLSPPALPLQTPGRAMLYNLGQPLAAINSGFFGEPDSFSMYGSNRVKRRPSPYEMEITDGPHTKVVRRIFTNSRERWRQQNVNGAFAELRKLIPTHPPDKKLSKNEILRLAMKYINFLAKLLNDQEEEGNQRGKANKDSGIVQEDLLQDMLSPNSSCGSSLDGAASPDSFTEEHESLDSKHTRSLHHAILPVEGNAQR from the exons AT GACGATGGACAGGCCTCCCGCCCCGCCACCCCCCAGTGACCCCCGCGATGCCCGCCCTCCCCGGCGGCACGACTCGGAAACGGAGACCACGAgcgagcaggagagcagccgtGGGGGCATGGAGGCGCCGGCCgacccccagctgctgctcaacGGGGCGTCCAAGGAGGCGGGCCGGCCCTCCCCCGGGCCCCCCGCCGCCCCCGTGCCCGTGCCTGTCATCGAGCTGGTGCGCCGGGGGGGCTCTCTGGACATAAAAAGCCGGGAAGCGGCAGGGGAGGCGATGCAGAGAGCGCCGGGCGCCGAGCCGTGCCGTGCAGCCGAGGCCGCCTGCGAGGCCCGCATGGTGCAGCTGAGTCCCCCCGCGCTCCCGTTGCAGACCCCCGGCAGGGCCATGCTCTACAACCTGGGCCAGCCGCTTGCCGCCATCAACAG CGGCTTTTTCGGTGAACCGGACTCCTTCTCTATGTACGGCAGCAATCGGGTGAAGAGGAGACCCTCTCCCTACGAGATGGAGATCACCGACG GTCCTCACACGAAAGTGGTTCGTCGCATTTTCACCAACAGCCGGGAGAGGTGGAGACAGCAGAACGTCAACGGAGCCTTTGCAGAGCTTCGCAAGCTCATCCCCACTCACCCACCCGACAAAAAACTGAGCAAGAATGAGATTTTGCGCCTGGCTATGAAATACATCAACTTCCTTGCCAAGCTGCTCAACGaccaggaagaagaaggaaaccAAAGgggcaaagcaaacaaagactCTGGGATAGTCCAGGAAGACCTCCTGCAGGACATGTTGTCACCTAACTCTAGCTGTGGAAGTTCTTTAGATGGAGCAGCAAGTCCAGACAGCTTCACAGAAGAGCACGAAAGCCTAGATTCGAAGCACACGCGGAGCCTCCACCATGCCATTCTCCCTGTAGAAGGCAATGCGCAGCGGTGA
- the TAL1 gene encoding T-cell acute lymphocytic leukemia protein 1 isoform X2 yields the protein MKSKWTMDRPPAPPPPSDPRDARPPRRHDSETETTSEQESSRGGMEAPADPQLLLNGASKEAGRPSPGPPAAPVPVPVIELVRRGGSLDIKSREAAGEAMQRAPGAEPCRAAEAACEARMVQLSPPALPLQTPGRAMLYNLGQPLAAINSGFFGEPDSFSMYGSNRVKRRPSPYEMEITDGPHTKVVRRIFTNSRERWRQQNVNGAFAELRKLIPTHPPDKKLSKNEILRLAMKYINFLAKLLNDQEEEGNQRGKANKDSGIVQEDLLQDMLSPNSSCGSSLDGAASPDSFTEEHESLDSKHTRSLHHAILPVEGNAQR from the exons ATGAAAAGCAAATG GACGATGGACAGGCCTCCCGCCCCGCCACCCCCCAGTGACCCCCGCGATGCCCGCCCTCCCCGGCGGCACGACTCGGAAACGGAGACCACGAgcgagcaggagagcagccgtGGGGGCATGGAGGCGCCGGCCgacccccagctgctgctcaacGGGGCGTCCAAGGAGGCGGGCCGGCCCTCCCCCGGGCCCCCCGCCGCCCCCGTGCCCGTGCCTGTCATCGAGCTGGTGCGCCGGGGGGGCTCTCTGGACATAAAAAGCCGGGAAGCGGCAGGGGAGGCGATGCAGAGAGCGCCGGGCGCCGAGCCGTGCCGTGCAGCCGAGGCCGCCTGCGAGGCCCGCATGGTGCAGCTGAGTCCCCCCGCGCTCCCGTTGCAGACCCCCGGCAGGGCCATGCTCTACAACCTGGGCCAGCCGCTTGCCGCCATCAACAG CGGCTTTTTCGGTGAACCGGACTCCTTCTCTATGTACGGCAGCAATCGGGTGAAGAGGAGACCCTCTCCCTACGAGATGGAGATCACCGACG GTCCTCACACGAAAGTGGTTCGTCGCATTTTCACCAACAGCCGGGAGAGGTGGAGACAGCAGAACGTCAACGGAGCCTTTGCAGAGCTTCGCAAGCTCATCCCCACTCACCCACCCGACAAAAAACTGAGCAAGAATGAGATTTTGCGCCTGGCTATGAAATACATCAACTTCCTTGCCAAGCTGCTCAACGaccaggaagaagaaggaaaccAAAGgggcaaagcaaacaaagactCTGGGATAGTCCAGGAAGACCTCCTGCAGGACATGTTGTCACCTAACTCTAGCTGTGGAAGTTCTTTAGATGGAGCAGCAAGTCCAGACAGCTTCACAGAAGAGCACGAAAGCCTAGATTCGAAGCACACGCGGAGCCTCCACCATGCCATTCTCCCTGTAGAAGGCAATGCGCAGCGGTGA
- the PDZK1IP1 gene encoding PDZK1-interacting protein 1 codes for MPAHCLLFLLLGLLLAPEPACCQEARGRLQPWSQGVIAVVVFLVLVAIVFVVNRFWCKKKVENAETVVSVEDKPETVMSNGHEGRYLSSAADFRSKENQHAYENTLEPEEKVITTAM; via the exons ATGCCTGCCcactgcctcctcttcctcctcctgggaCTGCTCCTGGCGCCggagcctgcctgctgccaggaaG cccGGGGCAGGCTCCAGCCATGGTCACAGGGTGTCATTGCAGTGGTTGTGTTTCTAGTCCTGGTGGCTATTGTTTTTGTGGTCAACAGGTTTTGGTGTAAGAAGAAAGT ggAAAATGCTGAGACAGTGGTGAGTGTTGAGGACAAGCCTGAGACTGTCATGTCCAATGGCCACGAAGGGAGATACTTAAGTTCTGCAGCTGATTTCAG GTCCAAAGAGAACCAGCATGCCTATGAGAACACCCTGGAGCCCGAGGAGAAGGTGATCACCACGGCCATGTAG